The Gordonia terrae genome contains the following window.
CATCCGGCTGGCCAGCGACGGCGCGGTCGACGTCGACGGGGCCGTCCTGCTGTCCGAACGAGCCGCTCTGACCGGATTCCACCGCCGCGGTGCGGTGACCCTCGGCGGGACGGGACGACTGCTGCCGGCCACCGACGGGTGGGTCGCGGTGAACTGTGCCCGCCCCGACGATGTCGCGCTTCTCGGCGCTGTCGTGGGACGCGACATCGGGAATGATCCCTGGCCGGCGGTCGCGGACTGGCTCGGCGAACACAGCCGGGCCGAGTTCGACGAACGAGCGGCGATGCTCGGCGTCGCAGCCGGTTCGGTGGCCCGCGACGACGAGGTGACTGCCGCCGCGTGCGGTGCCCCGACGCCGACGGGCGACCCGCGTTCGGTCGCGGACATGCTGGTGGTCGACTTCAGCGCGCTGTGGGCCGGCCCCTTGTGCGCACACCTGCTGGGTTCGGCGGGTGCGCGCGTGGTGAAGGTGGAGACCCCGCAACGCCCCGACGGGGCGCGCAGCGGGAACGCCGACTTCTACCGGCTACTTCACGGCGGCCACGAGTCCGTCGTCCTGGACCCGGCGGTGGCGGCCGAACGCGGCGCTCTGCATCGGCTCGTCGCATCTGCCGACATCGTCATCGAGGCGTCGCGTCCACGAGCCCTGCGCGGGTTCGGTCTGGACAGCGCGGAGTTCGTGTCGGCCGGCGCCACGTGGATCTCGATCACGGCCGCGGGACGTGGTTCGGAGCGAATCGGTTTCGGCGACGACGTCGCCGCGTCCGCCGGTCTCGTCGCCTACGACCACACCGGGGCGATGTTTGTCGGGGATGCCATCGCCGACCCGTTGGCCGGACTCACCGCCGCGGCTCTCGCCATGAGTGCCACCGACGGCGGTGTGCTGTGGGACGTCTCGATGCG
Protein-coding sequences here:
- a CDS encoding CoA transferase, with product MHSDAPRDPVRAWADSGIPHLTGRPDGPPVIPMGDAAARARDLTDHIRLASDGAVDVDGAVLLSERAALTGFHRRGAVTLGGTGRLLPATDGWVAVNCARPDDVALLGAVVGRDIGNDPWPAVADWLGEHSRAEFDERAAMLGVAAGSVARDDEVTAAACGAPTPTGDPRSVADMLVVDFSALWAGPLCAHLLGSAGARVVKVETPQRPDGARSGNADFYRLLHGGHESVVLDPAVAAERGALHRLVASADIVIEASRPRALRGFGLDSAEFVSAGATWISITAAGRGSERIGFGDDVAASAGLVAYDHTGAMFVGDAIADPLAGLTAAALAMSATDGGVLWDVSMRATVAATVGATPTPAARSDAGRWIVDTASGPAVLAPPTRRPTARHAPRSGRDTSAVLDSLGIRL